Proteins from a single region of Catenulispora acidiphila DSM 44928:
- a CDS encoding PP2C family protein-serine/threonine phosphatase, whose protein sequence is MALLIIVCAIVFADALTPAWFHSRSLLLLVPVAAALTSSVLITTLTVAGAMGAFAYLGWSRPGAAFTSGYVILLVGCLVAALFVAAVREQQRRRLVVSDQVARAVQRAVLRPLPSMVADLRVAEAYLPAAEGALIGGDWYDVQPSRYGVRVVIGDVSGKGLDAIDASAALLGTFRDAGYHEASLQEVARRLEVCMQRHNVWARTVEGREYDGFATALLLNFSDGHMDVIDFGHVPALVVNVRDGAPTEVEFDSALPLGLGELAVGPPAVKRLPFRVGDLLVLVTDGVTESRDVVGDFYPLIDRLRAMAVDGPGPDRLCDALIADVSRYRRRGPADDAAIMVIQREAAVMIEQDSDARRLYEAPPMDW, encoded by the coding sequence TTGGCGCTACTGATAATTGTGTGCGCCATTGTGTTTGCTGATGCGCTGACACCTGCCTGGTTCCACTCCCGGTCGCTGCTCTTGCTGGTACCGGTTGCCGCAGCACTTACCTCCTCGGTCTTGATCACCACGCTCACGGTCGCCGGCGCCATGGGCGCCTTCGCCTACCTGGGGTGGTCCAGGCCAGGCGCGGCATTCACCAGCGGATACGTCATCTTGTTGGTCGGCTGCCTTGTCGCCGCCTTGTTCGTCGCGGCTGTGCGCGAGCAGCAGCGGCGCCGGTTGGTTGTCTCCGATCAGGTCGCGCGAGCCGTGCAGCGTGCGGTGCTGCGCCCGCTGCCGAGCATGGTCGCCGATCTTCGTGTCGCTGAGGCCTACCTGCCAGCAGCCGAAGGCGCGCTGATTGGCGGAGACTGGTACGACGTGCAGCCGTCTCGCTATGGCGTGCGCGTGGTGATCGGAGACGTGAGCGGGAAAGGGCTTGACGCCATTGACGCCTCCGCCGCGCTTCTGGGCACATTTCGCGATGCGGGATATCACGAAGCCAGCCTCCAGGAGGTGGCGCGGCGTCTGGAGGTTTGCATGCAGCGCCACAACGTCTGGGCCCGGACCGTGGAGGGACGTGAGTACGACGGGTTCGCGACGGCGCTGTTGCTGAACTTCAGCGACGGCCACATGGACGTCATCGACTTCGGCCACGTACCCGCGCTCGTGGTGAACGTGCGGGATGGAGCGCCTACCGAGGTCGAATTCGACTCGGCGCTACCGCTGGGCTTGGGGGAGTTGGCCGTTGGGCCGCCGGCTGTGAAGCGTTTGCCCTTCAGGGTTGGCGACCTGCTGGTGCTGGTCACCGATGGTGTGACCGAGAGTCGTGACGTTGTCGGGGATTTCTATCCCCTGATCGATCGACTGCGGGCCATGGCTGTTGACGGGCCCGGGCCCGACCGCTTGTGCGACGCTCTGATCGCGGACGTGTCCCGGTATCGGCGCAGGGGACCCGCTGATGATGCCGCGATCATGGTCATCCAACGCGAGGCCGCGGTGATGATCGAGCAGGACTCGGACGCTCGAAGGCTATACGAGGCGCCCCCGATGGACTGGTGA
- a CDS encoding helix-turn-helix domain-containing protein: MPIVVDIDVMLAKRKMSVGELADRVGITPANLAVLKNGRAKAVRFTTLAALCEALTCQPGDLLRWEADDARGDEPGSLTPANNTRGAVDQGVIA, encoded by the coding sequence ATGCCGATCGTCGTCGACATCGACGTGATGCTGGCCAAGCGGAAGATGTCGGTGGGCGAACTCGCGGACCGTGTCGGGATCACGCCCGCAAACCTGGCGGTGCTCAAGAACGGCCGTGCCAAAGCAGTGCGCTTCACGACGCTCGCCGCGCTCTGCGAGGCGCTCACCTGCCAGCCGGGCGACCTGCTCCGCTGGGAGGCCGATGACGCCAGGGGGGATGAACCGGGGTCGCTGACGCCAGCGAACAACACAAGGGGCGCTGTGGATCAAGGTGTGATTGCCTGA
- a CDS encoding DUF2975 domain-containing protein: protein MGMLTVRVLRAVLAVLLTGAVLVQALMVWALASGSDPEDGTLPLTALRVITILGIGTIQVALVCVWRLVVMVRRGTVFSHAAFRYVDGVIGAIVAAALVWFTVTAVNAPRQRDDPGVTGIMAGIGVGILGVALIVLVLRMLLVQAVARDGEAAQLKAELDEVI, encoded by the coding sequence ATGGGGATGCTGACAGTGCGTGTGCTGCGCGCCGTGCTCGCGGTACTGCTCACCGGTGCGGTGCTCGTGCAAGCGTTGATGGTGTGGGCTTTGGCCAGTGGAAGCGACCCGGAGGACGGGACGCTTCCACTGACCGCGCTGCGCGTGATCACGATTCTGGGCATCGGGACGATCCAGGTCGCCCTGGTCTGCGTTTGGCGGCTGGTGGTGATGGTGCGGCGCGGAACCGTGTTCTCACACGCCGCCTTCCGGTACGTCGACGGTGTGATCGGCGCGATCGTCGCGGCCGCCCTGGTGTGGTTCACGGTCACGGCCGTCAACGCGCCTCGCCAGCGAGACGACCCGGGCGTCACCGGCATCATGGCCGGCATCGGAGTGGGGATCTTGGGAGTCGCGCTCATCGTGCTCGTGCTGCGGATGCTGCTCGTCCAGGCCGTCGCCCGCGACGGCGAGGCGGCGCAGCTGAAGGCCGAGCTCGACGAGGTCATCTAA
- a CDS encoding GGDEF domain-containing protein — MGRIGGGLLLAGSLLVAGVTLLSYMRDRDLPPPDSRPISLILCLPAVIVGVFLVLSRASVPGWLVNIAPGLAAVLICIPTVVDGRPGPLGPVLLTWTVVYSAYMLAIHVAWMTMGVVAASFAAAAFASRGVDGTDLWIAVTSAILVVFMLVIRLRSQSDRLSAQLIALARADPLTGLVNHRGFEEALGRAQVRHSRDGRPVSLLAIDIDRFKDVNDTWGHPAGDAVLQELAKLLAAYFRSGDVIARVGGEEFAVLISDCGVHEALRRAQGLLGRVREDSLTWDHRITVSIGVATVPDQVEDFDGLHRSADRALYRAKKAGRDGVVSANSGNLVTGSDEADAGRRNPLVR, encoded by the coding sequence GTGGGGCGGATCGGTGGGGGATTACTGCTGGCCGGCTCGCTTCTCGTCGCGGGCGTGACCTTGTTGTCCTATATGCGGGACCGGGATCTTCCGCCTCCTGATTCACGCCCCATCTCGCTGATCTTGTGTCTACCCGCCGTGATCGTGGGAGTCTTCCTCGTTCTGAGCCGCGCGTCCGTGCCCGGCTGGTTGGTGAACATCGCGCCGGGCCTGGCGGCGGTGTTGATCTGTATCCCGACAGTGGTGGACGGGCGCCCCGGACCCTTGGGCCCGGTGTTGTTGACCTGGACCGTGGTGTACTCGGCCTACATGCTCGCGATCCATGTCGCTTGGATGACCATGGGGGTGGTCGCGGCATCGTTCGCCGCCGCGGCGTTCGCCAGCCGCGGAGTGGACGGCACCGACCTGTGGATCGCGGTGACCTCCGCGATTTTGGTGGTGTTCATGCTGGTCATCCGTCTACGAAGCCAGTCGGATCGGCTGAGCGCACAGCTGATCGCGCTGGCGCGCGCCGACCCGCTCACCGGTCTGGTCAACCACAGGGGCTTTGAGGAAGCGCTGGGCAGGGCCCAGGTGCGCCACTCGCGGGATGGTCGGCCAGTGTCGCTGCTGGCCATCGACATCGATCGGTTCAAGGACGTCAACGACACGTGGGGTCATCCCGCCGGCGACGCGGTGCTGCAGGAGTTGGCCAAGCTGCTCGCCGCCTACTTCCGCAGCGGCGACGTGATCGCCAGGGTCGGGGGCGAGGAATTCGCGGTCCTGATCAGCGACTGCGGCGTGCACGAGGCGCTCAGGCGCGCCCAGGGTTTGCTGGGGCGCGTCCGCGAGGATTCGCTGACGTGGGACCACCGGATCACGGTGAGCATAGGCGTGGCGACGGTTCCCGATCAGGTCGAGGATTTCGATGGTCTGCACCGTAGCGCCGATCGCGCTCTGTACCGGGCGAAGAAGGCCGGCCGCGACGGGGTGGTCAGCGCGAACAGCGGCAATCTCGTCACCGGTTCGGATGAGGCGGACGCGGGGCGCCGGAATCCGTTAGTCCGATAG